The genomic DNA GATGCCTGAAGAGAGTCAAGACAATGCCTTGCTAGGTGGTGTATTGCTTTCTATTAGTATGCTGTACGATCCTGAGACGTCTCTTGCTACCCTTTCTGAAGAAGGGATGAACGGTCTGGACCAGTTTGTCGAAATCTTTAACGCTGTGCCTATGATGTTATGTGGTTTAACCCAGCGCGGCGCAACATTGGCTGCTGATCAATAAACTGGCCTGCACCCACAAAAAAAGCCCTCGCTATGAATACAATAGCGAGGGCTTTTCTCATTTTATGCACGATAAAAAGCAATGTATAAAATTACGCGTTGCCTTTTACTTTTATGTTTAATTGCTCAGCAAAATCTAACATGCGATTGAGTGGAATGAGTGACTTAACTCGTACACTTTCATCGACAAATATCTCGTGCTCGGCTCCGCCTTCGGCTAATGCTGATTCAATGGCTTTAAGGCCGTTCATGGCCATCCACGGGCAATGAGCACAGCTGCGACAAGTGGCACCTGCACCGGCTGTTGGGGCTTCGATAAGCTCTTTTTCTGGCACTAACTGCTGCATCTTAAAGAAGATGCCTTTATCCGTTGCCACTATCAGTTTACTTTGCTTGAGTGTTTTTGCCGCTTTGATAAGTTGGCTGGTTGAGCCTACCGCATCGGCCAGTTCGACTACGCTTGCGGGTGATTCTGGATGCACCAAAATCGCCGCGTCTGGGTAGACTGCTTTCATGTCGCGAAGCGCCTTGGCGGAGAACTCATCGTGTACGACACACTCACCGTTCCAAAGTAGCATGTCAGCGCCTGTTTGATTGGCGATGTAAGAACCTAAATGACGGTCTGGGCCCCAGATAATGGGTGTGCCTTCTGCGTCTAGGTGCTCAACAATTTCTAATGCGATACTGGATGTCACAACCCAATCGGCGCGCGCTTTTACTGCCGCTGATGTGTTGGCGTAGACCACAACAGTATGGTCCGGGTGTTCATCGCAAAATTGACTAAATTCTTGTTCTGGACAACCGAGGTCAAGAGAACATTCGGCGGCTAATGTCGGCATTAAAATGGTTTTTTCTGGTGTCAGAATTTTGGCTGACTCCCCCATAAAACGTACCCCTGCAATGATCAATGTTTTTGCAGGATGACGATTACCGAACTTGGCCATTTCTAGGGAATCACCGACAAAACCACCGGTCTCTTCAGCTAAGGCTTGGATCTCAGGATCGGTGTAGTAATGGGCAATCAAAACCGCATCTTTTTGTTGTAGAAGGGTTTTTATGCTCCCCTTGTAAGCCTGTTTCTGCTCATCGCTCAGTGGTACAGGTTTAGGTGGGAATGGGTAAATTGTTGGTGCTGTTTCTAATATTTGGCTCATTGCAATACTCGGCAACTTCCTTTAACTTCGGGCATTGTACACTGCTTTGAGTGCGCTTGCCAAAAGCAAAAAGCTCAACCATTAGCTGGCGAGCTTTTCCATTACTTATGGTGATTATTTCAGCTTCTGCAGTTTTTCTTTTGCTAAGCTTGCAGATGCGCTGTTTGGGTACTCATCTACCGCCTGCTGAAAATATTTTTTCGCGGCTGGATTACTGTTATTTCGCACAGCAATATCCCCTAACTTCACTAACGCATCGGCGCGTTTGTTCGAGTCTTTGTAAGAGACCACTGTGGCAAATGCTTTAGCAGCTTCTACATCTTTCTTCTGCGTAAAATAGATCTGTCCTAGCCAGTAATTCGCATTCGCAGAAAAAACTGAGTCGGGGAAATCTTTTTTGAATTGCTCAAGAGCCACTGTCGCTGCATCGAAATCTTTCTTTTTCAAGACCAGAGCAACAGCACTGTCATACGCCTGTTGTTCGTCTTGATTTGAGGAATAGTGACCCGTAGTAGCTAGTGCGGTGTCTTGGGCGGGTGTTTTTTTAATGTTTGCAAGTTCTGAACGAATACGATCTAGCTCGATAAACAAGTCTTTTTGTCGTTCAACAAGCTGGTCTCTTTCGTGATTGCTTCTTTCTAGCTGACCACGTAACTCACTAAGATCCATCGACAATTCATCGACTTGTTGCTGCAAATTTGCTTGTACTCGATTACTGTTTTTTAGCAGACGTTCCAGTTTAGCTGTGTGCGCTTCAGGGGTCACTGTTGTAGGTTTTGAAGCTACAGTGCTACTTGAATTGAGATCAGATACTGGAGCGGGTGCGGCGAATGTAAAACTCGCCGCACTTGCTAGTAACGTAAACGCAACTACTCGCTTGTAGTTACTGTTCATGTTTACTTCCTAGAATTAGTAAACTAAAACTGCACGACGGTTTTTCGCGTACGCTTCTTCAGTTTGACCAAGTTGTAGAGGTTTCTCTTCACCATAACTTACGATAGTGATTTGGTCAGCTTGAACACCTGACGCTTGTAGGTAGTTAGATACTGCGTTAGCACGACGTTCGCCTAGAGCGATGTTGTATTCAGGCGTACCGCGTTCATCAGCGTGACCTTCGATAGACACTTTAACGTCTGGGTTTTCACTTAGGAATTTAGCGTGAGCCGATAGCATTTCTTCGTACTCAGAGCTGATGTTTGAGTTGTCGTAAGCAAAGTAAAGCGTTGTGTTTTCACGTAGTGCTTTTTCTGCTACTTCACGCTCTTCAGCAAGTTTTTGCTCTTCAGTCATAGGTGATACAACTGTAGTTTCTGATGACGCATCAGTTGTTGTTGTGCCACTGTTAGGATCA from Vibrio rarus includes the following:
- the nadA gene encoding quinolinate synthase NadA, which codes for MSQILETAPTIYPFPPKPVPLSDEQKQAYKGSIKTLLQQKDAVLIAHYYTDPEIQALAEETGGFVGDSLEMAKFGNRHPAKTLIIAGVRFMGESAKILTPEKTILMPTLAAECSLDLGCPEQEFSQFCDEHPDHTVVVYANTSAAVKARADWVVTSSIALEIVEHLDAEGTPIIWGPDRHLGSYIANQTGADMLLWNGECVVHDEFSAKALRDMKAVYPDAAILVHPESPASVVELADAVGSTSQLIKAAKTLKQSKLIVATDKGIFFKMQQLVPEKELIEAPTAGAGATCRSCAHCPWMAMNGLKAIESALAEGGAEHEIFVDESVRVKSLIPLNRMLDFAEQLNIKVKGNA
- the ybgF gene encoding tol-pal system protein YbgF, whose amino-acid sequence is MNSNYKRVVAFTLLASAASFTFAAPAPVSDLNSSSTVASKPTTVTPEAHTAKLERLLKNSNRVQANLQQQVDELSMDLSELRGQLERSNHERDQLVERQKDLFIELDRIRSELANIKKTPAQDTALATTGHYSSNQDEQQAYDSAVALVLKKKDFDAATVALEQFKKDFPDSVFSANANYWLGQIYFTQKKDVEAAKAFATVVSYKDSNKRADALVKLGDIAVRNNSNPAAKKYFQQAVDEYPNSASASLAKEKLQKLK
- the pal gene encoding peptidoglycan-associated lipoprotein Pal gives rise to the protein MQLNKVLKGLLIALPILAVTACSSTDDATDPIDAQTNQQSQTAPIDPNSGTTTTDASSETTVVSPMTEEQKLAEEREVAEKALRENTTLYFAYDNSNISSEYEEMLSAHAKFLSENPDVKVSIEGHADERGTPEYNIALGERRANAVSNYLQASGVQADQITIVSYGEEKPLQLGQTEEAYAKNRRAVLVY